The DNA region ATATATTTTTTCATCCGAAAAGTTTATATAGGGGTGTCAATGGCGCGGGGCGGAATGGAGGCACGAGCCCAAACCCAGGTAAAAACGCCGGTGGTGGGGAAACACGTCTACGGAGAACTGTACGGAGTAGATGAGAAGCTTCTGCAAGACGAGGGGCGGCTCCGGCAGATAGTCATCGAGGCAGCTCACATAGCCAATATGCACTTAGTGGAAGTCAACTCGTGGCGCTTCAAGGGAGGGGACAAGGAGGGGGTTTCAGTAATCGCGTTGGTGCTTGAGAGCCACATCGCCATCCACACGTGGCCAACTTACAAATTCGCCACGGTAGACGTCTACACCTGCGGCGAGCACTCAGACCCCATGTCCGCCTT from Pyrobaculum arsenaticum DSM 13514 includes:
- the speD gene encoding adenosylmethionine decarboxylase, with product MARGGMEARAQTQVKTPVVGKHVYGELYGVDEKLLQDEGRLRQIVIEAAHIANMHLVEVNSWRFKGGDKEGVSVIALVLESHIAIHTWPTYKFATVDVYTCGEHSDPMSAFRYIVSQLSPKRFTVNYSDRSYK